TCCCTGTAATGAGGGCAGCACTCTATTCCTGTTGGGCATCATTGTTGACACAATGGGTGTCAAAAGGGTTATAGCAGAGTTGACTCCTACTGCTGCATCCAACTGTTAACATGGTAGACTCCACTCTGGAGAGGGTATAGCAGGTGTCATGGCAGTTGACAGTGCTCACGCATTGGTGAAGTTGGCATCTGGTTCCTTCCAACCCCGTACCTCCTTCCAACCCATACCTCCATGTCACTTTCCTAATGCCTTGCCCTTCACCAGCCTGGCAAGTGAAAATCTGAAGGTTGCAACTACTTCTCTCACGCTACCCAAATGCCTTGTCAAGGTTGGACTGGGTGCAAAGCGCCAATCTAGATCATGAATACTAAGAGTTGCTAGCAACACAATAATAGTTTATAAGTAGAAGAATCCTGCTCCCCAAGCTAATAAGTGGGGTAGCAGACATGTGACCCTGGAACTGCAATTCACTCCAGTAAAACTCAATACAAAACCTAAGCATTTCCATTGCACCCTTCCAGGGTCATAACCAGAATTCAGTCATTAATAATGGCAGGGAGAGCCCTGCTGTATTTGCCTACTAGCACCAACCTTTTAGTTTCCTTTCGGCATCACAACTGTACTGACCCTAGGGCTCCCAGGAGTATTGGGTCACCTGCCCTGTTCTATGTCTTGCAGATGCATTTCATGCAGGCATTGGCTCGGAGCAGAAAGAGATTACCCTTGTGCCCTGTGGTCCGGGGTGGGAGCAATCAGCTGCAGGTCTGGACTGGTCTGCTGCTGGGACCTTTTCAAAGTTGCTAGAATCCAGGTGATGTATGAGGGAATCTCATCATTCTAGGAGAAGTGCAGTGACTGCGTGACTTTAACCTCCCTCGTAGGACTGACATTCTCATCAAGCTGGTAGCGCCCAGTGAGACGAGTTTGGAGTCTTGACTCCTTTCATAGATGGGAATGATCAGTGCCCCAAAATCAGCTTCAGCCATTCTGAGCAGCTGGCACAGACTCGCCATCCCCCTGGACTGGTGCTCTGGGGTTCAGCTGGCAGTGACTCCTTTCTAGGAGAGAGGGGGCTTAGGGGTGGAGCTGCTATAGGTACTGAGCAGTTGTCTCTCCCATTAAGAGATGATCATGCTCTTTGTAGAGCAGTCAAGGCAAGCCTCTCATTCACTGCATCACTATAGCTTTCTGCAGAGCAGTGAGTTACAGGAAGTGAGGTCAACTAAAACTTCAGTGACCCCTCTCAACACTGAAGAGCCTACTGCTTTCTGCACTAAGGCTGAGCACGGAATAAGCCTTAGCTCTTCCACCATGGAGACCAGACAGCTGTCAAGTTATACTGCCACTAGCCCCTGGCTGGAGAACTTTCTCCTGTGCTCCTGTCGCTCGTTTCCCTTCCAAACAGAATATCTGAACGCAACGCAGCCAACTCTCAGTGCAGAAGGAGTCTACGGCGAGAGCAGCCCTGGTACAGCAGGTTAGTGGAACTGCTCTCTGTTCAGAGCCATTGTTGGTTTGAAAACAACTTGATTTGTTGTCTTAGACCTTCCTGCTTCCACAGGCAGCCTCCTTTGTCTAGTGACCAGCACGGGAGCTGGACTTAACCTGAGCTCTTGGGTCCTGCACTCAACAGATCAGGGAGCAAGTCTGAAAACTGAGATCACTGGACTTGACCAGGGTTTATTTTTACCCCTGTACCTCTTtgctcaggctgcaggccctCCAGCCACTTCTGTGAGGCCACACTTACTCCTTAGCTGCTCCTCTGGCCAGCTCCCTTCAGCTGTTTGCTGTTCACCTTACTTGGCTACtagcttttaaatatttaaacccTCTTGGTTCTCAACAGCCGAGTGCTGCTTGCCCTGGCACTGGCTAGGCAGTCCCTCTCAGCAGGCACTCACCTCCTGGCTGTGTGTCACTCCAGGGCACCCTAGCTCTCCTACTAGCAGAGAGTATCAGTCCTTCAGAAACACACTCTTTTTCACTTTCTTGTCCTTACTTGCTCCTCCTTGTCTTTTGcacctctcccttcctttcccctgccTTCTCACTCACTCCATCCTGTCCCACCCCATGTAGTTCACTGATCCTGCAACTTTCCCCGTCTTCTCCCTGTTCTCTGGAATGGTCTAATTTGGACACATTAATTCATGTCTCCAGAGCTGAGAAGGGAAGTTGGATGgaagtgggtggggagaggagcagcCCATCTTGCAGCAGCTAGGTGCCAGCTAATTACTGTGGCTGGCCATAATTGTGGGTGTGGGATTGTGGTGTGTCTGTCACGCAGCCTCTGATGAGGAAGGCCGGGTTTGTGGGTTGAGTCTTGTTATCTGCAGCTCGCTTAATATTGACATTTACTCCAGCAGGTGTCAGAGCTTCTGTGAGCAAGGTCCCTCGAGGTGGCTGTATTGAGGCCAGTTCAGAAAGCATCAGTCACCAGGCAGATTTAGAGATTGAAAGTTTCATGCTTAGAGAAGGACAGCTAGGGCCCCTGGAAACCATTCTTCCCCACAGGTAACAGGAACAGAGGACACAAGTGAGAATGGAGTTCTGTGCTCCGTTCTTTCCCTGGTCTCCAAGCTCCCTGCCTTTGAGCAGGGCTTAGGGAGCAGTGTGATGTGATTTCCAcaccaggggcctgattctcccactGCCCTGGCCTTGTGTTGACATCTTCATCTGTGCACAGGGGTGTGAAATGCTACATAATTGCACTCACTTTGCGCAGCATAAATGGCTCCACATGGTGGAgggcaaaggagaatcaggcccccagtCTTGTACGAGAAGGGACAAATCCATCCTGCCCCCATCTGAACTGGGTTCAGTATCTGAACTGCTTGCGCAGCTTATTTCTAACAGTGGATGCCACCTGTCCTGAGTGTGATGGGTCCATCCTCAATCCTGACAACTGGGTTTATGGAGCCTGTGAATCATCCTGAAATAGCTTTTGGAGATGCACAGCATCAGGACAAGTTTGTTCCATACAGCAGGCTATCAAAGGTGGCAGTCCCTGAACTCCAGCTGCgctgtctgtctctttctgcGCCAAGGTTTCTGTCTGTACGAGATGTTTCATGGTTGCAGGTTTTCCCCTACAGGTTTTGCAGCTCATGGGATGCAAAAATGCCCTGGGGTACCATCGTAATGTTACATAGCAGTAGATGTCACAGAGCAAATATCATGAAGTTGCTTTTGTTTTCTAACCTGCAGGAGAAAATAGAAGCAGCAACCTCCTATCCCAACCCTTCTCCTCCATTCTTTCTACCATTTGTGTAATAATGACATTATCAAACACTATGTAATTAATTCTCACAGAAATCCTAGTAGGTaggtaagcattattatccccattttatagatgaggatactgaggcatagagaggttatGTGACTTGCCAAGGGCACAGAGGGAGTCAGTATGAGGGTTGGGAATAAAACTCAAAACTTCTCATTCCCAGTCCCTTGCTGAAAAGTCTTGACACTTTTCCTGTCTTCCCCACTTGGTGCCTGCAGTTTTTGCCAGGACTAGCATTTCAAATATCCCATGCTGGGTGGTTTGGGATTGCCCAGGCCTGGGGATTGTAATAGACACaatggggcagggctgcaggctgAGTTCTGGGATTCACACAGTCTTAAATAGCAACTAAAGGTCAAGAAGGATCATAGAGGAGCCGCTGGTGATGTTATGGCTGGATTTAAAACCGTATGTTCTGTTTCTAGAATgaatcatatttatttttaaaatatattctgaaaTTGTGGGAAATATATGGTAATTGTCTCCTTGTTGCGGTATGTGACTTGGGTACATAACCAATATCAAGAAGCTGCATGCCATCCCTCCTTATCATACTCCTGGCAGTGGTAACCCTTGCTGATTGCAAGGACACCTAGACATGAGGACAGAGTTAGTTTCCTCTtctcctgtccctgctgctgctgctgcacattgacttattacctgcctcagtttctcccaggAGGGTTCTGAAATTGGCACAAGATgtagaattttcagaagtgacttaggcatttAGGGACCTGAGTCTCTATAAAGGCAATGGGACTTAGGGGCTCCttagtcacttaggtgcttttgaaaatgttacccatggAGACTGGAAGCCACAGAGGATTGTCCTTCATTGTTATGGGCTAGACCTCTAATCAGTGGACATCTGGCCCAATGGTGAAAGGGGAATATCTTTGTGCTTGGTGGGCCACTGTAACCCCAGCTAATCTTTGCCTCAGAGGAAAAGTTCCAGTTCCTTCCActcaataataacaacaataattaataataatatcacaCTTagctccttccatctgaggatctcagatATTAATTAAAGGAGTCTCTCAAACACCCTGTAAGGCATGTCAATGGCAttgtccccactttacagatgagaaaaatgAGGCCTAGAGAGGGAccttacccaaggtcacatgcTGTCAGTGCCTGGAATGGACTTCCAGCCACATGCTCTCACTACCAGATCACACTCTATCCCTTATTGGTTGGTGATAATTGCAGGAGCAGATCCACAGGTCAAATGAGAGCACCTCAGTCTGCTTCTGTGTCATTGTAAAGGTGCTCACCCTGACTGGACTCGGCCTGAAAGCTCATTAGAACGACTCTAGTAAATTTCCTGCATCTGTTCATAGTCTGTCTTAAGCTCCTGGACTGTATCCAAATCCGGCTTTGTGATTTGCAGGGCCCATGGCTACaaggaaggagggtgggggaggaattgGACTATCTGGTCATGCTGCTGGGTCAGAAGAGTTGTGTCCGGCAAGTAAACTGTGGCTCTGTGTGGGGCCCCAAGCCACTGCTTGTTCAGACCAACCTTGCTGTGTCCTCCTTGCTCCCCTGGTTGGAGTGGGTGAAATTTGGCGCAGCTCATGATTCATCCAGAGCAAAAGCCCCTGGTGATGGGCATTTGAAACAGGAAAGCCCATTCACCCTCATGAAGCAAGAAAACCTGGATTTTCCAGACAGCATATTGGTTTAGGATGTACAAATGCTTCGGTGCTCATTGCAAATTGTGGGTGCTGCCTGCATTGTTGAGACCCTAACTCAGGCTGCTGGGAATGGTTCTAGCAATGGGTCCTCTGCTCTGCATCTGCTGTAAGCCAAGTGACAGTGAGGAGTGTTGCTGGGAGCAACATGGACAGCAGGCAGGATCTGGAGGTACCTCTGAGACTTTGAGGTGGTTATTGAGAGAAGGGGAGAGATGCATTCATCCCGTCTGCCAAATCGTCTCCCCCGACTCCTCCTTCCCTGGCCCAGCACCTGTGGCTCTCAGCATAGCGAGCATTTCCGTGGCTCCAAGATGGGACCTTTGGGAAAGCCCAGATGTGACGTCTGGATGAGGGGCAAGCTTCAGGCTGAGATCTGAGACTCTCAGCTAGAGGCCTTGAAAGATTGTAGAGGCAGCACTAAGGATGTTTTGGTTAGTTCCAAAAGCTTTGTGTTTTGACTCTAAAATCATTGTTTTTATCCTGTTCTCCAGGAGAGACACAATCCTTGGTAGATGTCTCCTTGCTGTAGAGTGTGTTCTGGATACACAGATTCCTGATTTTGCTTATTTGCCAGCCCTCTTTAGCACTCCTGGCAGTGACAGTGCTCTCACTGCAGGATCTGTTTAATCAAACCATTCTAATAAGGGTAGGGAGGTGGCGTGGGTTTACGTAGTGCTCACCAGTCTGTGCACAGAACCTTCTCCTGCAAATGTCCctccagacctgctgctgggagGCTAAAGTAAATGGTGGGTCGTGCATGATTGCAAAGGGAACACCCAGGAGGTCTCAATCTCATGTGAGCTAACTTGTTCTGATGGTTTTCCAGTTCCCCCCAGACTGTGCTTGGCAAATCCCAGTGCCCACCTGTTTCCACATCCCATCTGGAGGAAATCCAGGCCTTGGGACACAGCCAGGTAAGAGAATGCACTCAACCTATAAAGGAAGAGACATCGGGAGCATAATCCTCTCCAGATGGAGATGGGAGATGTGAAGTAGAAAGTAGGGGATTTCTTTAAGGATCATCATGATGGGACAGGTAACAACAGCATATCCCATTGCTGATGTTATTAGGATGTGGCGAAAACATGCACACAAGTGTTCTATTTCCAGGCTCTTCCACTAGAGGTAGGTCCCCTCCCctcaccaacattttcaaatgtggctgCCTAAAATTAGTCACCAAAATTGGTATAAACACATAACTCAGTGCTTTGATTTTGATAGGTGCTGAGCGCTCATAATTCCCATTCATTTTCAGAAGAGCGCAGCACGTTCAGTGCATTTTGGGTCCTGGGCCCTTTTGAAAAGGGGTGCTGAACTCTGTATAGAAAATCCAGCTTCCTTGCAAGGGAGCCACCTAGCTATTCCAGCCACAGCCTTTTACAAGGTGGCATTTTCTTTAGCAGATTGAGCATTGGATGTCTAAAGTTTAATTTCCACTGGCTTTCTCCCTCAGTAGAGGTGGGATTTATCTCTtgtaaaagaaatgtttttaGCTCCTCCCTCAGCCATGACATCATGTCCCGTCCTATAAAAGAAAGTGAAGTCGTTCCCGAGGCAACGACTAGCCGGGCAGAAGGGGCACCTCCTACAGGAGGAGTGTGAAGTGCAGGTCTGCCTCATGGTGCCAcatcctgtccctgcccccctaACGGCTCAGTTCAGACAGCTACAGCCCGTGCCCTCTCAGGAACCCCTGTGTTGTCAGCATGGGTTTGTCTAGGCACCCAGACCCACCGTCCCCATGGCCTCCCATGGCTGCCGTACAGGCTGGGGCTCTGGGGATCACTGCCTCCATTTGCAGATCCCTTCCCACTGGCTTGTTTGCCATGTGTCTGCAGTGGCTTTCAAGGGACCCGTCAGGTgaaatataatatatttaaagCACAAATCTTCACTTAGGTGTCAGTACTAGGCTAGTACGGCCTCTGAAAAGTAACAAAGATAATAGGTGGGGTAGATtgtgactatgagctgccaatgtgatatggctgtgaaaaaagctaatgcggttttgggatgcatcaggagaggcatttccagtagggataaggaggttttagtaccattatacaaggcactggtgagacctcacctagaatactgtgtgcagttctggtctcccatgtttaaaaaggatgaattcaagctggagcaggtacagagaagggctactaggatgatccgaggaatggaaaacttgtcttatgaaaggagacttaaggagcttggcttgtttagcctaactaaaagaaggttgaggggagatatgattgctctctataaatatatcagagggataattacaggagagggagaggagttatttcagctcagcaccaatgtggagacaagaacaaatggatataaactggccacgaggaagtttagacttgaaatcagacgaaggtttttaaccatcagaggagtgaagatttggaatagccttccaagggaagcagtgggggcaaaagatctatctggttttaagattctacttgataagtttatggaggagatggtatgatgggataatgggattttggtaagtaattgatctttaaatattcagggtaaataggactaatcccctgagatgggatattagatggatgggatctcagttacccaggaaagaattttctgtagtatctggctgctgaatcttgcccatatgctcagggtttagctgatagccatatttggggtcgggaaggaattttcctccagggcagattggagaggccctggaggtttttcgccttcctctgtagcatggggcatggttgacttgagggaggcttctctgctccttgaagtctttaaaccatgatttaaggacttcaatagctcagacatgggtggggtttttcataggagtgggtgggtgagattctgtggcctgcgctgtgcaggaggtcggactagatgatcagaatggtcccttctgaccttagtatctatgaaacttgTTAATGATTAAAGGGTTAACCGATATAACCgatattttaatagtttaaataggtacttttaaaaatgatatttacatccctagtttgAATCTATTCTCCCAGTGTCATTAGCATTTTAGATATGACATTCTTTACAAAATGTTTCTTACTGTCCCTGaaaagggattttttccccccgtAACAACCATCTTATAGAAGCAGAAAGTAACGCTGCAACAGGAAatagtaaacaaaacaaatgagtTAGTTTCCTTAGTAGGTGACCTGCTTTTTAACACTGCTCTTTAAGGTAGCAGGATCCCTGAGGATGGAAGCAAGAAATCCAGTGTGCTGAGAGTTGTGGTGACACATTTCTGAATTTGATGATAATAAACAGTACAACCTAAGAAATTTCCATCCGACATCCATCTTGAACTACCTGTCACATTTATTTCTTGGCCTCAGATTTACTGGTGTAGAGACTACTTAGCATCAGTTTCTGTTTTTCTTATACTGATATAATCTGGTGGAACAAATGTTTTGAAAAGATAGTTTAAAATGTCTGTTAACCCTATTGTGGgaggcagctgcagctctgaaGACAGTAACAGAAACACCCTTTGAGCCTCTAAGAGCAGCAGGATGAAGATCTTTATCTGGGAAAATGACCTTTTTACAGCCATAACATGAACCAGATGAGTAGCAAAGCTTTGGATATTGATGATGAATGAGCCTTTTCTAAGATTTCCAGGGTTCGCAGTCTCTCTGTTGCTAGAGCTTTCACATTTCTCCCATCTGGAAGGGAGATGTGGGTAAAcagtttttccctttctctctctcactctgtgtgaTGACTTGCCCTGTTGGTACTCAGAAAGTGGAACAAGAATTCCTCTTGCTTTCAGTCCCCTCTGTACATATACCCCATCGTTACCCCCGTACTCCCACACACATCTGTGCTCTTGTATCTCTTCTCAGGAAGGAAAACAGGAGCTCCTCTGCAGATGGTAATTGCATCCTTAAAGGAAGTGGACAATGAAGCTTGTGGTTCTTTATTTTGTCTTTCAGGTGCTGGAGAATCCACTAAGCGATCCCATGACCAGCGACACATTCTGGGCAGCATGGCTTCTCTTTGAATTCTCAGTTGGTGGTCGAATGTAACTCGCATAGCGAGACTTTGTATGGTGGTCTGCAGTTCTCTGGTGACTGCTCCTTTCTCGCCAAAAGAGGCAGTGAGATAACACAGTGTAGTTAACTGGGAAAGGAGACCTTTTCTAATTGTTACCAAGTTCATTTTGGCTATAGTTTtatcaagagttttaaaagtaaCAAACAAAAGCAATGCTCCCTGAGGTTCTTGCTGATCACAGACTTTAACTGGGACAATTTGAAGCTGCATAGCCCGTTGCAAGTATTTAGTCACTGGTTCTATGGAAGTTAAATTGTACAGATCACCCCGTATTCATAACTGGGGTGTATCTGGACGAGATTGTTCTGGGTCCACCTATTGTTGTTGTTGATGAAGTTGTGTAAAAAGACCTTCAATTCAAAGGGAGTAAAACCTCAGAAATGTCATCTACAGTGTGGATGCCCTGTGGGTTTGTTAGGGCTGGAGAATTTGGGACCTAGCTGAGCCTTGATACAAAGCTGCCTCCTCCCGCCTCTGCAGTTCACTTGTGCTCTGAATTCTGGGGCCCTGCAAAGCCCATAGTACCACAGATCACACATTTTGGAGCACTATAGAATTCATAGCACCCAATAAAACTGTATTATAGAGGATGAGATTGGGAAAGCCACAGTGTCAGGGCCCAGTAGCAGGTGGACCTTGAATTTCCCATGAAGGTCGGAGGAATGGAGAGGGTGGGGACATTTGAACCCTTTCAGTCCACACTTAGAATTCCCAACTCCAGCTGGAGAGGAGCTCTGCAACTGGTCCTAATGGTTGCCTTTCCCACAGTCTACTGAaactgaaggcctgattctctactgccttgcacTTACACCTGTACAAAGTGAATGTAGAACACTGCCATTTTCATTTGGTAGCATATTAAATtgactttgcatttattttgcaggtgcaaatgactgcttgaggtgcagggcagtggagaagcaGGCCCTGTATGTCCCCAAGTACCTTGCAAAGCAGCTTTTGGGTTGTGCAGCCCCAGATTCCCTCAGACTGCAGGAGTATGTGGCCTCTAATAGAAATTGGTAACTGTATTCAGCTGAAGTCTAATACCTGAATTTTGGGCAAATAGCTGAGGCTCCTCAAATAGCTGAGGATCGGAGGAGTGCACTGCTAACAGTTCCTCTGTCCAGATACTTTTTCCCAAACCAGCCTCCAAGCCATCTGCTTCTGCTCCCTCTccattgtgttttttttgttatatCACAGATCAGGAGCCCTAGACTTTTTATCCCCTAACCTGGGGCTAAAAAATGGAAATTGTGAGAGAAAtagggaagggggggattcatTTGCACCCAGGCTTAAAAACACTGAGGGGTAAATCATTGTTTAGCTTTTTAAGTATTTACCTCaattgtgtattttttaaaaaaagattctggaTCACAAAAGAGGATCCTCCTTGCCTAGAGTCCAGGCCTGGGGTTCACTGGTGGAAGGCTGATGCCCACATTGACTCTCTTGTAATGAAATAAGTTTGCAAATAAAGGTTATGAATGGACATCTCTCTCCATGGTTCATTTTCCACAGAATAGAATATTGTGTGGTtataaaagtcttttaaaaagcataattCCACCAGGCCTCAGGCACATTTGTGCTGTGAACCTACTACTGCGGGGTGTGCAGGGAGCTCCCTCAGGAATCCATCTCTATAGTTCTTACCTAAGTTTCAGTACCTGCACAGGCATTTGATTGCTTTTTCTAATTTGGTTTCCAAACCTTTTGCATCTGAGACACTTGTGTTTGGAGGGGGCTATATGAGATTGTTGCTGTTTTTTAGTGAGGGGGATTTAGATGAATTGGAGTGTATATGTGGTCAGGAGGGGAGCAGTCATTTGATGTAGTGGAGGCAGAAGGACTCTTtcaagtcattttgaaatgtgtTCTTCCTATCGTAACAGACTGGCTTTGTGCTGTCATTTTCAATACCGACTGGCTAGTTAACCCATCCCTCTCATATGTAGAATAGTCTTGCAGCATGGAAGGGCTGCCACAGTGCCATTTGTCGTTCTTAATtctacataaataataaaatgcagaGAAGAAAATGCTGGTCCCTTTAGAGAACTGATGTTTCAAAGCAAGTCCCAGCCCTCCTCCCTTCTGCCTCCTGATTGGGTATGGATCCTGGTCTGCCTTTAGCAACAGAGACAAATATATCCATCTCCTTCGCAATTGGCTGTAGCATGCTGTCGAGCCATAGCAACAGCAGAAGATGGCTCTGTCTGACAGATACATTGGGCTGCAGTATCTTACAAGAACAATAAAGCAACGGGCACTTCCCTTGTGCATCTGATGTGCAGGTGGCAAATGAATAAATAAGTGTATTCTGGAGGAAATGCTGGAATCTTCACAAGATGTGGAAAAATAAGCAGGCAAGTCCAGAAACTGCTTATAACAGGCATTTCCAGTGTGAACAAAGGGCTGCATTGTGATCTCAGCGACACTGGTGTAAAATCCAGAGTTGAAATGGCCTTCTGTTACCATTCATGAGGGATCCTGGTAAATGTAGACATAGGACACCAGAGGAGGTATTTGATCACTTACTCCCAACAAAATAATCTTCCACTGTCATTATCTATGATATAGTCATTCTGGGCTATGGAGGGTTCCATGTCACTGTTACTGAAGAGTGATACCTTGAATCACAAGGGAAATTATGTCTGTGCTGTAGTGAGGCATATTTCTGGCACCTTCCTgtgaaacatctggtactggccactgtcaaagacagaaCAGTGGATTATTAGACTATTTGTCTGGCCCAGTGtaacaattcctatgttcttattgATTACAATTAGACACCATTTTCTAAGAGAAATAATACGCCAAGGCCTGCAGTTGTTTGAGATATCATACTTCTTGAGTGCTGGAGGCAATTATCCTTTGGTCTCTTACCCTACAACAGCAGTCCACCTTggattgttttgttattttttaaaactatccaagaatttaggtttttttttgtgATGCAAGAATGAAGCTCAAATCAGCAGAATCCCTGAGGTTGACTTATCTGGAGACACTGGTAGCTACTCCATAGTGAAATTTACATGAAGATTAGCACTTAAAGCAGAAATAAAACCACTCTGTTTCatggtttaattaattaattaagtttCCAAATTTGGTACAAGTGCTCTTCAGAGGACAGTTGAATTTTCTAGGTCATTTCCcagatgaaatattttattcctcCTCTTTTAAGGCTTGGTCTATTGTacccaaaaaatcaaaaaaatggGTTCTTCATATTCATCTGCAAGACACATGAAGCAGAACCCCAATCTGACCCCCAGCCAGTCTTTGCATCATGTAGCCTCAATAATATTGAATTTTTATGAGAGACTTTGAGGCGATAAGTGCAGTTGATCAGGTATTTGGAAAAGACATTCTTGCAGAAAGTCTCAAAGAATCTGGCTTTTCATGTTGACCTACTGGGAGCAGAGTGGAGTCCAGAAATATGCtatcatttccccatctgtgagcTGGCACAGACTGGATCCATGGCGAGGGTATAGAAGAAAAGCCAGTGAGTCAGCGCTGTACATCAGTGACTCCCTATAGCGTGATCCTCCCTCCCCTACAAAAAGTGGGGCTGAAAGGAGTTAGTCTTTAAGGGAGAAGGCAGGGAAATTATTTAAATGATGTTATCTAGCACTATCTGGGTCAGTATTAAAATCATCCACTTTGCATCTTGCCTTGTTCTAGTTTCCTGTGGTTTACAGCCCAGATTTTTTGCTGTGGCTTCCTAAAGGTTTTGCCTGTTGATACAATACAGTCAAGAGAAACCACAGGAGTGCAGAACTAAACAGGTTCAGAGTAGCCCAGCCAGGGCAAAATCCTGTATTGCCTACTGTGGGTGTGCTAGCAAGAAAACGGATGCAAAGAAAATCTTCACCTGTGCAACTGCAAGGTAGGATTACAGTCCTGTGCTCCCTTCAGTGCTAGACCAGGACCCAGCTAACACAGTGTTGACCCAAGAAGTGTAGCCaggtccttccctcctccatgcaTATGCTGCCGAATGTAGCAGGCTGTCGATATGGATGTATGTGGTCTTCCTGTTTGGAGCAGCAGTAAGAAGTACCGCTGAGCATGTTGCTGCTCTGCACTGGCACTGCTGTCATTCCTCCACCCTTATAAGATGGCACAGCCTAGCAAAGGAAAGATTTTGCCCCAAATTGGAAAACCAAAGCTACAGCATTTCTGTGTTAAAATGCAAGTATGACTCCAGAGAACAAAACCCGGTCTCTACCTACCCACTGTGTTCAATGATCATGGAAAAAGAGATGGAAATTTGCCATAAG
This window of the Dermochelys coriacea isolate rDerCor1 chromosome 15, rDerCor1.pri.v4, whole genome shotgun sequence genome carries:
- the ANHX gene encoding anomalous homeobox protein isoform X6, yielding MPALGRGVRRNVSMKRFMALLKKNKNKDPPQAKLLDLAGQLCCNLQSMSSSLEKLVEAMMGCKLQEYFLTNINVVRAYVLVHIHRGQHDTACRLLECCRAKEKKELVQLWNEIHYHKVMEKHHTDSLTPVQKFRCRKRNPPPVSLCPEGIKNRNYPEKVRQKLHRFAANVTMNPNKDQREGLAQDMNLQPNQVYNWFANYRRRQKTRLSRLEKLINSTDEEPSTHQAKHQPDSGSCISQTADAFHAGIGSEQKEITLVPCGPGWEQSAAGLDWSAAGTFSKLLESSFLQSSELQEVRSTKTSVTPLNTEEPTAFCTKAEHGISLSSSTMETRQLSSYTATSPWLENFLLCSCRSFPFQTEYLNATQPTLSAEGVYGESSPGTAGVRASVSKVPRGGCIEASSESISHQADLEIESFMLREGQLGPLETILPHSSPQTVLGKSQCPPVSTSHLEEIQALGHSQVLENPLSDPMTSDTFWAAWLLFEFSVGGRM
- the ANHX gene encoding anomalous homeobox protein isoform X3; the protein is MPALGRRGVRRNVSMKRFMALLKKNKNKDPPQAKLLDLAGQLCCNLQSMSSSLEKLVEAMMGCKLQEYFLTNINVVRAYVLVHIHRGQHDTACRLLECCRAKEKKELVQLWNEIHYHKVMEKHHTDSLTPVQKFRCRKRNPPPVSLCPEGIKNRNYPEKVRQKLHRFAANVTMNPNKDQREGLAQDMNLQPNQVYNWFANYRRRQKTRLSRLEKLINSTDEEPSTHQAKHQPDSGSCISQTADAFHAGIGSEQKEITLVPCGPGWEQSAAGLDWSAAGTFSKLLESSFLQSSELQEVRSTKTSVTPLNTEEPTAFCTKAEHGISLSSSTMETRQLSSYTATSPWLENFLLCSCRSFPFQTEYLNATQPTLSAEGVYGESSPGTAAGVRASVSKVPRGGCIEASSESISHQADLEIESFMLREGQLGPLETILPHSSPQTVLGKSQCPPVSTSHLEEIQALGHSQVLENPLSDPMTSDTFWAAWLLFEFSVGGRM
- the ANHX gene encoding anomalous homeobox protein isoform X7; amino-acid sequence: MKRFMALLKKNKNKDPPQAKLLDLAGQLCCNLQSMSSSLEKLVEAMMGCKLQEYFLTNINVVRAYVLVHIHRGQHDTACRLLECCRAKEKKELVQLWNEIHYHKVMEKHHTDSLTPVQKFRCRKRNPPPVSLCPEGIKNRNYPEKVRQKLHRFAANVTMNPNKDQREGLAQDMNLQPNQVYNWFANYRRRQKTRLSRLEKLINSTDEEPSTHQAKHQPDSGSCISQTADAFHAGIGSEQKEITLVPCGPGWEQSAAGLDWSAAGTFSKLLESSFLQSSELQEVRSTKTSVTPLNTEEPTAFCTKAEHGISLSSSTMETRQLSSYTATSPWLENFLLCSCRSFPFQTEYLNATQPTLSAEGVYGESSPGTAAGVRASVSKVPRGGCIEASSESISHQADLEIESFMLREGQLGPLETILPHSSPQTVLGKSQCPPVSTSHLEEIQALGHSQVLENPLSDPMTSDTFWAAWLLFEFSVGGRM
- the ANHX gene encoding anomalous homeobox protein isoform X4, which produces MPALGRRGVRRNVSMKRFMALLKKNKNKDPPQAKLLDLAGQLCCNLQSMSSSLEKLVEAMMGCKLQEYFLTNINVVRAYVLVHIHRGQHDTACRLLECCRAKEKKELVQLWNEIHYHKVMEKHHTDSLTPVQKFRCRKRNPPPVSLCPEGIKNRNYPEKVRQKLHRFAANVTMNPNKDQREGLAQDMNLQPNQVYNWFANYRRRQKTRLSRLEKLINSTDEEPSTHQAKHQPDSGSCISQTADAFHAGIGSEQKEITLVPCGPGWEQSAAGLDWSAAGTFSKLLESSFLQSSELQEVRSTKTSVTPLNTEEPTAFCTKAEHGISLSSSTMETRQLSSYTATSPWLENFLLCSCRSFPFQTEYLNATQPTLSAEGVYGESSPGTAGVRASVSKVPRGGCIEASSESISHQADLEIESFMLREGQLGPLETILPHSSPQTVLGKSQCPPVSTSHLEEIQALGHSQVLENPLSDPMTSDTFWAAWLLFEFSVGGRM